Below is a window of Micromonospora chersina DNA.
AGGTCACCCCGAAGCTGTTCGCCCGCTACCGCAGCGCGGCCGACTACGCCGGGGCCGACCGCGCCGAGCTGGAGGAGCTGATCCGGCCCACCGGGTTCTACCGGAACAAGACCAGCTCACTGATCAACCTGGGCCGCGCCCTCTGTGAGCGCTACGACGGCGAGGTCCCCGGCCGGCTCGCCGACCTGGTCACCCTGCCGGGGATCGGGCGCAAGACCGCCAACGTGATCCTCGGCAACGCCTTCGACGTCCCCGGCATCACCGTCGACACCCACTTCCAGCGGCTCGTGCAGCGGTGGGGGCTGACCACCGAGACCGACCCGGTCAAGATCGAGCACGCGATCGGCGCCCTCTACCCGAAGCGCGACTGGACGATGCTGTCGCACCGGATCATCTTCCACGGCCGGCGGGTCTGCCACGCCCGCAAGCCGGCCTGCGGGGCCTGCACGCTGGCGAAGCTCTGCCCGTCGTACGGCACGGGGCCGACCGAGCCGGTGGCCGCGGCCAAGCTGCTCAAGGGTCCCCGCGCGCGGGACCTGGCGGTGGCCGTCGGCCTCGACCCCGACCTGGTGCCGCAGCAGGCCGTCGCGGCGGAGGTGCCGTGACCCGCCGGCTCGCGTACCTGCTCGTCCCGCTGCTGCTCGCGGTGGCCGGCTGCACCGGCACCACCGAGGAACCGGCGGGCCCGGCCCCGGCCACCCGGGCCGAGCGCCCCTCGCCGTTCGAAGACTGCGCCCCGTTGACCGCCGCGCCGCCGTCCGGCGCGGCCCCGTCGGGCGCATCCGGTGACCCCCTGCCCGACCTGGCCCTCTCCTGCTTCACCGGCGGCGCCCCGGTGAACGTGCGCGACATCAAGGGCCCGGCCGTGATCAACGTGTGGGCGTCCTGGTGCCCGCCGTGCCGCAAGGAGCTGCCCGCCTTCCAGCGGCTCAGCGAGCGGGCCGGCGGCCGGTTCCAGGTGATCGGGGTCAACAGCCGGGACAGCCGCGGCGGCGCGCAGTCCATCGGCGAGGACTTCGGCGTCCGGTTCCCCATGCTTGTCGACCAGGGGGACGCGTTCGAGCGGGCGCTCGGCCGCAACGCCTTCCCGCTGACCGTCCTGGTCGACGCCGACGGGCGGATCCGGCACACCGACTCGACCGGAGCGCTCGACGACGCCCGCCTCACCGAGCTGGTCCGCACCCACCTCGGGGTGCGGCTGTGACCCGACCGCCCGGCTGGCTCGACCCGCTGCTCGACCGCCTCGGCACCGCGCGGGCCGAGGACTTCACCCGGCTCACCACCCCGGAGAGCGGCGGCCGGGAGAGCGCCGTGCTGGTGCTGCTCGGCGAGGAGCCGGGCACCGGCCCGGACGTGCTGGTCCTCCAGCGGGCCGCCACGCTGCGCAACCACGCCGGGCAGCCGGCCTTCCCCGGCGGCGCGGCCGACCCGGAGGACGCCGACGCCAGCGCCACCGCGCTGCGCGAGGCGAACGAGGAGGTCGACCTCGACCCGGCCAGCGTCACCGTGCTGGCCGAGCTGCCCAAGCTGTGGATCCCGGTCAGCGACTTCCTGGTCACCCCGGTGCTCGCCTGGTGGCACGACCCGCACCCGGTGCACCCCCGCGAGCCCGCCGAGGTCGCGCACGTCGCCCGGCTGCCGATCGCCGAGCTGGTCGACCCGGAGAACCGCATGCGGGTACGCCACCCGAGCGGCTGGATAGGCCCGGCCTTCTCGGTGCGGGGCATGCTCGTCTGGGGCTTCACCGCCGGGGTGTTGAACACGCTGCTGGAGATGGGTGGGTGGGCCCGTCCGTGGCCGCGTTCCCGGGTGGTGGAGCTGCCGCCGACCGGCGCCGCCCCGGCCCCCTCGGCGGGCACCGACGCGGTCGACGAGAGCCCGGTCCGCTGAACCGACCGGGATCACCGGCGCGGATCTGAAGGTCACGTTCAGCGAGCGGTCAGCCTGTTCCGGGCACCGTGCCCGTACCCTGGGGGCGTGTCCGCCGTGGATCTCGTACTGCTCCTGCTCATGCTCGTGTTCGCGATCAGCGGATACCGTCAGGGCTTCGTCATCGGGGCGCTGTCGTTCTCCGGCTTCTTCCTGGGCGCCCTGCTCGGCCTCCAGGTCGGGCCGCTGGTCGCCCGGCAGTTCGCCGACAGCGGCACCCGCGTGCTGATCTCCCTGGTGGCGATCTTCGGGCTGGCCGTGCTGGGGCAGGCTCTGGCCGGCTGGCTCGGCTCCAACCTGCGGGCCGCGATCACCGGGCCGTTCGGGCGGAAGGTCGACGACGCCGGCGGCGCGGTCATCTCGGTGTTCGCCGTCATGCTGGTGGCGTGGCTGGTGGCCGTGCCGCTGGGCTCCTCGTCGGTGCCCTGGCTGGCCTCCTCGGTGCGCAACAGCGCGCTGCTGACAGTTGTCGACCGGGTGCTGCCGGACAAGGCGCAGGAGCTGTCCACGGCGCTGCGCGACACTGTCGACACCAACGGCTTCCCGGACGTCTTCGGCGACCTCGCGCCGACCCGGGCCCGGCAGGTCTCCCCGCCCGACCCGGCGCTCGCCAACTC
It encodes the following:
- the nth gene encoding endonuclease III, with protein sequence MTTRLPETDLGRTRRARRIGRVLTETHPDAHCELDHSNALELSVATILSAQCTDKKVNEVTPKLFARYRSAADYAGADRAELEELIRPTGFYRNKTSSLINLGRALCERYDGEVPGRLADLVTLPGIGRKTANVILGNAFDVPGITVDTHFQRLVQRWGLTTETDPVKIEHAIGALYPKRDWTMLSHRIIFHGRRVCHARKPACGACTLAKLCPSYGTGPTEPVAAAKLLKGPRARDLAVAVGLDPDLVPQQAVAAEVP
- a CDS encoding TlpA family protein disulfide reductase: MTRRLAYLLVPLLLAVAGCTGTTEEPAGPAPATRAERPSPFEDCAPLTAAPPSGAAPSGASGDPLPDLALSCFTGGAPVNVRDIKGPAVINVWASWCPPCRKELPAFQRLSERAGGRFQVIGVNSRDSRGGAQSIGEDFGVRFPMLVDQGDAFERALGRNAFPLTVLVDADGRIRHTDSTGALDDARLTELVRTHLGVRL
- a CDS encoding NUDIX hydrolase; translation: MTRPPGWLDPLLDRLGTARAEDFTRLTTPESGGRESAVLVLLGEEPGTGPDVLVLQRAATLRNHAGQPAFPGGAADPEDADASATALREANEEVDLDPASVTVLAELPKLWIPVSDFLVTPVLAWWHDPHPVHPREPAEVAHVARLPIAELVDPENRMRVRHPSGWIGPAFSVRGMLVWGFTAGVLNTLLEMGGWARPWPRSRVVELPPTGAAPAPSAGTDAVDESPVR